In one window of Myotis daubentonii chromosome 13, mMyoDau2.1, whole genome shotgun sequence DNA:
- the PAPSS2 gene encoding bifunctional 3'-phosphoadenosine 5'-phosphosulfate synthase 2 produces MSGVKKPRTENQHKSTNVIYQAHHVSRNKRGQVVGTRGGFRGCTVWLTGLSGAGKTTISFALEEYLVSHAIPCYSLDGDNVRHGLNKNLGFSAGDREENIRRIAEVAKLFADAGLVCITSFISPFTKDRENARKIHELAGLPFFEIFIDAPLNICESRDVKGLYKKARAGEIKGFTGIDSDYEKPETPELVLKTDSSSVSDCVQQVVELLQEQNIVPHTVINGIRELFVPENKLDQVRAEAEALPSLPITKLDLQWVQVLSEGWATPLNGFMREKEYLQVIHFGTLLDDGVINLSIPIVLPVSADDKTRLEGCSKIVLTHGGRRVAILQDPEFYEHRKEERCSRVWGTTCAKHPHIKMVMESGDWLVGGDLQVLERIKWNDGLDQYRLTPLELKQKCKEMNADAVFAFQLRNPVHNGHALLMQDTRRRLLQRDYKHPVLLLHPLGGWTKDDDVPLDWRMKQHAAVLEEGVLDPKSTIVAIFPSPMLYAGPTEVQWHCRARMVAGANFYIVGRDPAGMPHPETKKDLYEPTHGGKVLSMAPGLTSVEIIPFRVAAYNKAKKAMDFYDPKRHNEFDFISGTRMRKLAREGENPPDGFMAPKAWKVLTDYYRSLEKSS; encoded by the exons GTCTCTCCGGTGCCGGGAAGACGACCATCAGTTTTGCTCTGGAGGAGTACCTGGTCTCCCACGCCATCCCCTGCTACTCCCTCGATGGGGACAACGTCCGTCACGGCCTTAACAAAAACCTTGGATTCTCCGCgggagacagagaggaaaatATCCGCCGGATTGCCGAGGTGGCCAAGCTGTTTGCCGACGCCGGTCTGGTCTGCATTACCAGCTTCATTTCTCCTTTCACAAAG gatCGAGAGAATGCCCGCAAAATCCATGAATTGGCAGGACTTCCcttctttgaaatatttatagatgCGCCTCTAAACATTTGTGAAAGCAGAGACGTCAAAGGCCTCTACAAAAAAGCCCGAGCTGGGGAGATCAAAG GATTTACAGGCATTGATTCTGATTATGAGAAACCCGAGACGCCCGAGCTGGTGCTTAAAACCGACTCGTCCTCCGTGAGCGACTGTGTCCAGCAGGTGGTGGAACTTCTGCAAGAGCAG AACATTGTACCCCATACTGTAATCAATGGCATCCGCGAGCTCTTTGTGCCGGAAAACAAACTGGACCAAGTCCGAGCTGAGGCGGAAGCTCTCCCATCCCTGCCAATTACCAAG CTGGATCTTCAGTGGGTCCAAGTTTTGAGTGAAGGCTGGGCCACGCCCCTCAATGGTTTTATGCGAGAGAAGGAGTACTTGCAGGTTATACACTTCGGCACCCTGCTAGATG ATGGCGTGATCAACCTGAGCATTCCCATCGTGCTGCCTGTCTCTGCGGACGACAAGACGCGGCTGGAAGGGTGCAGCAAGATTGTCCTCACACACGGCGGACGGAGGGTGGCTATCTTACAAGACCCTGAATTCTATGAACATAGAAAAGAGGAGCGCTGCTCCCGGGTGTGGGGGACAACATGTGCAAAACATCCCCATATCAAG ATGGTGATGGAaagtggggactggctggttggTGGAGACCTTCAGGTGCTGGAGAGAATAAAGTGGAACGATGGGCTGGACCAGTACCGCCTGACACCTCTGGAGCTCAAGCAGAAATGTAAAGAGATGAATGCTG ATGCGGTGTTTGCCTTCCAGTTGCGCAATCCTGTGCACAATGGCCACGCTCTGTTGATGCAGGACACCCGCCGCCGCCTCCTACAGAGGGACTACAAGCACCCGGTCCTCCTGCTCCACCCTCTGGGTGGCTGGACCAAGGATGACGACGTGCCCCTGGACTGGCGGATGAAGCAGCACGCAGCGGTGCTCGAGGAAGGGGTCCTGGATCCCAAGTCAACCATCGTCGCCATCTTCCCATCTCCCATGCTGTATGCTGGCCCCACAGAG GTCCAGTGGCACTGCAGGGCCCGGATGGTTGCGGGGGCCAACTTCTACATTGTGGGCCGGGACCCTGCAGGAATGCCCCATCCCGAGACCAAGAAAGACCTGTATGAGCCCACTCACGGGGGCAAGGTCCTGAGCATGGCCCCTGGCCTCACCTCTGTGGAAATCATTCCGTTCCGAGTGGCTGCCTACAACAAAGCCAAAAAAGCCATGGACTTCTATGATCCCAAAAG GCACAATGAGTTTGACTTCATCTCAGGAACCCGCATGAGGAAGCTGGCCCGGGAAGGAGAGAACCCCCCAGACGGCTTCATGGCCCCCAAAGCGTGGAAAGTCCTGACAGATTACTACAGGTCCCTGGAGAAGAGCAGCTAA